One segment of Burkholderia multivorans ATCC BAA-247 DNA contains the following:
- a CDS encoding leucyl aminopeptidase yields MDFSIKGCDWSKGEAKGFLTGKSDCIVLGIFEAQTLSGAALDIDTATKGLISRVVKAGDMDGKRGKTLFLPEVSGIGASRVLLVGLGKQDAFNQKAYNDAVTAAWRALFATKVVQVTFTLAQLPVDERGSDWGVRAAILALRNETYRFTQMKSKPEPVSHTLKRVVFSVEPADEKAAKVAVKQAVALANGMDLTRDLGNLPGNVCTPTYLANTAKQLAKDWGMKAEVLGLKQIQALKMGSFLSVARASVEPPQFIVLHYQGAAAKAAPIVLVGKGITFDTGGISLKPGEGMDEMKYDMCGAGSVLGTIRAVAEMGLKLNVVGIIPTCENMPGGNATKPGDVVTSMKGLTIEVLNTDAEGRLILCDALTYAERFKPAAVIDIATLTGACIIALGHHNSGLFSKDDALAGELLDASREANDPAWRLPLDDEYQDQLKSNFADLANIGGRPAGSVTAACFLSRFTENYPWAHLDIAGTAWKSGAAKGATGRPVPLLAQFLIDRAGQ; encoded by the coding sequence ATGGACTTTAGCATAAAAGGCTGTGATTGGAGCAAAGGCGAGGCGAAGGGGTTCCTGACCGGGAAGTCCGACTGCATCGTGCTCGGCATCTTCGAAGCGCAGACGCTGTCGGGCGCAGCGCTGGACATCGACACGGCCACCAAGGGACTGATTTCGCGCGTCGTGAAGGCCGGCGACATGGACGGCAAGCGCGGCAAGACGCTGTTCCTGCCGGAGGTGTCGGGCATCGGCGCGTCGCGCGTGCTGCTGGTCGGCCTCGGCAAGCAGGATGCTTTCAACCAGAAAGCCTACAACGACGCCGTCACGGCCGCATGGCGCGCGCTGTTCGCGACGAAGGTCGTCCAGGTCACGTTCACGCTCGCGCAGCTGCCGGTCGACGAGCGCGGCTCGGACTGGGGCGTGCGCGCGGCGATTCTCGCGCTGCGCAACGAGACCTACCGGTTCACGCAGATGAAGAGCAAGCCGGAACCGGTCTCGCATACGTTGAAGCGCGTGGTGTTCAGCGTCGAGCCGGCCGACGAGAAGGCCGCGAAGGTCGCGGTCAAGCAGGCCGTCGCGCTCGCGAACGGGATGGATCTGACCCGCGACCTCGGCAACCTGCCGGGCAACGTCTGCACGCCGACCTATCTTGCGAACACCGCGAAGCAGCTCGCGAAGGACTGGGGGATGAAGGCCGAGGTGCTCGGCCTGAAACAGATCCAGGCGCTGAAGATGGGCTCGTTCCTGTCGGTCGCGCGCGCGTCGGTCGAGCCGCCGCAGTTCATCGTGCTGCACTATCAGGGCGCCGCCGCGAAGGCCGCGCCGATCGTGCTGGTCGGCAAGGGCATCACCTTCGACACGGGCGGCATCTCGCTGAAGCCGGGCGAGGGCATGGACGAAATGAAGTACGACATGTGCGGCGCCGGCTCGGTGCTCGGCACGATTCGCGCGGTCGCCGAGATGGGGCTGAAGCTGAACGTCGTCGGCATCATCCCGACCTGCGAGAACATGCCGGGCGGCAACGCGACGAAGCCGGGCGACGTCGTGACGAGCATGAAGGGGCTGACGATCGAGGTGCTGAACACCGACGCCGAAGGCCGCCTGATCCTGTGCGACGCGCTCACGTACGCCGAGCGTTTCAAGCCGGCGGCGGTGATCGACATCGCGACGCTGACGGGCGCCTGCATCATCGCGCTCGGCCATCACAACAGCGGGCTGTTCTCGAAGGACGACGCGCTCGCGGGCGAACTGCTCGACGCGTCGCGCGAGGCGAACGATCCGGCATGGCGTTTGCCGCTCGACGACGAGTATCAAGATCAGCTGAAGTCGAACTTCGCGGATCTCGCCAACATCGGCGGGCGTCCGGCCGGCAGCGTGACGGCCGCCTGCTTCCTGTCGCGCTTCACCGAGAACTACCCGTGGGCGCACCTCGACATCGCGGGCACCGCGTGGAAGAGCGGGGCGGCGAAGGGCGCGACCGGCCGTCCGGTGCCGTTGCTCGCGCAGTTCCTGATCGACCGCGCCGGCCAGTAA
- the lptF gene encoding LPS export ABC transporter permease LptF — MIFERSLQRELAYTAGAVFMVLLTIMLTTMMIRIVGYAASGEVDPKDVLVLIGLTVIGYLAVMLVVTLFVSILFVLTRWYRDSEMVVWLASGVSLTRLIKPIGVFATPIIVLITFFAFVGWPWSNQQSRLIKARFQQRDEISLLAPGQFRESASNHRVFFIEKMTPDQSKVQNVFVTSTENGKVNVVVSQTGHTETTKDGDRFVVLEDGRRYDGTPGQPNFKIMEFERYGVKITSKPVVNVPTTSSTPTPELLRNPTRDNLAEFAWRAGLPLIAINLMVLGIPLAYQNPRRSRTINLVMAVLIYLTYSNLLNVVQAQIEQGKMSFGVGLVALHVVVAAIVAFIFWLRVRNRPLFTRALFGRSGA, encoded by the coding sequence ATGATCTTCGAACGCTCCCTCCAGCGCGAGCTTGCGTATACGGCTGGTGCCGTGTTCATGGTGCTGCTCACGATCATGCTCACGACGATGATGATCCGCATCGTCGGCTATGCCGCGTCCGGCGAAGTCGACCCGAAGGACGTCCTCGTGCTGATCGGCCTGACCGTCATCGGCTATCTTGCGGTGATGCTCGTCGTCACGCTGTTCGTGTCGATCCTGTTCGTGCTCACCCGGTGGTACCGGGACTCCGAAATGGTCGTCTGGCTCGCGTCGGGCGTGAGCCTCACGCGGCTCATCAAGCCGATCGGCGTGTTCGCGACGCCCATCATCGTGCTGATCACGTTCTTCGCGTTCGTCGGCTGGCCGTGGTCGAACCAGCAGAGCCGGCTGATCAAGGCGCGCTTCCAGCAGCGCGACGAGATCTCGCTGCTCGCGCCCGGCCAGTTCCGCGAATCGGCGTCGAACCATCGCGTGTTCTTCATCGAGAAGATGACGCCCGACCAGAGCAAGGTGCAGAACGTGTTCGTCACGTCCACCGAGAACGGCAAGGTCAACGTCGTCGTGTCGCAGACGGGCCACACCGAAACCACGAAGGACGGCGACCGCTTCGTCGTGCTCGAGGACGGCCGCCGCTACGACGGCACGCCCGGCCAGCCGAACTTCAAGATCATGGAGTTCGAGCGCTACGGCGTGAAGATCACGAGCAAGCCGGTCGTCAACGTGCCGACCACGAGCAGCACGCCCACGCCCGAGCTGCTGCGTAACCCGACGCGCGACAACCTCGCGGAATTCGCGTGGCGCGCCGGCCTGCCGCTGATCGCGATCAACCTGATGGTGCTCGGCATTCCGCTCGCCTATCAGAACCCGCGCCGCAGCCGCACGATCAACCTCGTGATGGCCGTGCTGATCTATCTGACCTACTCGAACCTGCTGAACGTCGTGCAGGCGCAGATCGAGCAGGGCAAGATGTCGTTCGGCGTCGGGCTCGTCGCGCTGCACGTGGTCGTCGCGGCGATCGTCGCGTTCATCTTCTGGCTGCGGGTGCGCAATCGCCCGCTTTTCACACGCGCGCTGTTCGGCCGCTCGGGAGCATGA